A genome region from Anastrepha obliqua isolate idAnaObli1 chromosome 4, idAnaObli1_1.0, whole genome shotgun sequence includes the following:
- the LOC129245393 gene encoding uncharacterized protein LOC129245393, protein MYSSKELCAALLLAIFLGIQIFDSHQAKATLNSQEWTDYKTKYNKTYSSATTPEAYALFYYNYNKKLINSHNALADRGQSTYRLAINQFTDMRLIHFKALFPKTTQPTTSSATTPPAVQAAGTSFDPITDLGLTVEVEDQGTVCNSGWAYATAKAVEIFAANENAEATPTPLSAQNLIDCAGSGIGCTKQVSQTAFDYLVEYNQSLYTKADYPNNNLLKVQGMCVPPTTTTGTAVNLASYARITDGDDATMLKYVFNEFPVVIEFDPTSFAFMQYSSGIFQQPHTYGGSHYMTVIGYGTDTTTNLDYWLVLNSFGTTWGEDGYIRILRDTSKPLAKSALFPTALGA, encoded by the exons ATGTACAGCAGCAAGGAGCTATGCGCGGCGCTCCTGCTCgcaatttttttgggaattcAAATTTTTGATTCTCATCAAGCCAAAGCCACACTGAATTCCCAAGAATGGACTGATTATAAG acgAAATACAACAAGACCTACTCGAGTGCCACTACTCCTGAAGCGTATGCGCTTTTCTATTACAACTATAACAAGAAGTTAATTAACTCCCATAATGCGTTAGCGGATCGCGGACAAAGTACTTACCGTTTGGCTATAAATCAATTCACCGACATGCGCCTCATACACTTCAAAGCTTTATTCCCGAAAACCACACAACCGACAACATCGTCTGCGACCACACCACCCGCAGTCCAAGCTGCTGGTACGTCTTTCGATCCCATAACGGATCTTGGCTTAACGGTAGAAGTAGAAGATCAAGGCACAGTTTGCAATAGCGGTTGGGCCTACGCTACAGCCAAGGCTGTTGAAATATTTGCGGCGAATGAAAATGCTGAGGCAACACCAACACCGCTTTCCGCACAGAATTTGATTGATTGCGCTGGATCGGGTATCGGTTGTACGAAACAAGTGTCACAAACCGCTTTTGATTATCTCGTTGAGTACAATCAGTCATTGTATACCAAAGCCGATTATCCCAACAATAATCTATTGAAAGTGCAGGGTATGTGTGTACCGCCAACCACAACCACCGGCACAGCCGTCAATTTGGCCTCATATGCACGTATTACCGATGGCGATGATGCCACTATgttgaaatatgttttcaatgaatttccGGTTGTTATCGAATTCGATCCCACCTCTTTCGCTTTTATGCAGTACAGCTCAGGAATTTTCCAACAGCCCCACACGTATGGTGGCTCACACTATATGACAGTTATTGGCTATGGCACAGATACAACTACCAATCTCGATTACTGGTTGGTGCTGAACTCATTTGGCACAACATGGGGCGAGGATGGCTACATACGTATACTACGCGATACGTCCAAACCATTGGCTAAGTCAGCACTATTCCCGACTGCATTGGGAGCATGA